The sequence below is a genomic window from Dermochelys coriacea isolate rDerCor1 chromosome 17, rDerCor1.pri.v4, whole genome shotgun sequence.
GATGTTCACATAGACAGGTTGCATGTTGTCGTATTGATTAATCCAtctgtgggtgtgtgtatatatatatttatttttttttggttgcagTTTGAGAGAATCTGGCTTTCCCCTTGACTTGCTTCCTGAAGTGGGTGACCCTGGTGGCATTGCTGGGAGGATGCCCCATGACTGGCATGGAATACCAAAGGGAGCGGAAGTGGGAATTGCTCTGGGAGATTTCCAGTGCTCTGTTTATTCTTGTATGACTGAGAGGACTGATGCAGGTATATTCTTATACAGCTGGGACACaacaactacagtagaacctcagagttgcaaacacttcaggaatggaggttgtttgtaactgaacaaaacatggttgttctttcaaaagtttacgactgaacattgacttaatacaactttgaaactttattctgcagaagaaaaatgatgcctttaaccatcttaatttgatgcacagaaacagtttccttgccttgtcaaatctcttttttaaacttttgcctttatttttttgaGTAGTTCAGGTTAAGCGCAGTAttgtacttgctttttttttttggtctcttctgctgtctgattgtgtacttctggttccaaatgaagcatgtggttgactggtcagtttgtaactctgctgtttgtaactctgaggttctactgtaaggCCTTTCAATAGGTCTGAGTACCAGTTTCTAGTCTGTGAAAGGACTAATAAAATTTTTCCATTTATACCATAGCACTCTTTTTTGCCTGTTGTTCCTAACTCGGTATTTATATTGTGCTCAACACCACGGTATGTGGATAACTTATTTTCCTCTTTCAGGGTAGCTTGCTAAAAGatgaaatcttttctttcttgtgtTGCAGTTCTCAATATCAGCACCTCTGCTCAGCTGACAGTCCCCATGCCCTTGGGATTCCAGCCTCCAGAGACACCAGATTCCTTGTCAGCTGTTGCCTATTTTCCTTATTTTGATGGTAACTATCTGGCAGTGGCAGCATCACTCAACGGAGGAAATGTGCTGGCAACATTTGTGGATATGTTGGCCTGCTGGATGGCGGAGTTGGGTAAAGTATTTTGGGGATAGTCAAAGTTTAATATGTGAATTGGTCAGCAAGATATGAGGGACTGAGTCAAAGCAGCAAGTCttgtacagcagtggttttcaacctgtgctctgcacctccattcaaaattttttaggggtctgcaaatgaaataaggttgaaaaccactgttgtacAGTATGTGTCAGCTGAGCAGAAATCATGAAGCACGTGATTTGTTCCCACTGTAGTGCTAGAATTTCCTACAACAATTAGGGGACACGCTGAGAACAACACTAACTGGAACCTGCATTTGGATTATgtctgggttttatttttgtttcaagcACTTAAGTGAGTGAGAATATCTTTGTGGGTTccatttcagaaggaaaaattttcaaaggaaaaattatAGGTCAATAAATCAGAAGTCAATCACTAATTTCCATGTTCATAGAGTCTATAAAGAATGACTTGATTATATTAATTGCCTTGAGTTGCAATTTTTGCAGAACTTTAAATGCTTAATGGACTTTAAAGAGCCAGGGTTAGTGCAGTATCATATAAGACAATCATGTCATTTccccaaagtgctttaaaatgtgtTGTCACAACTTCTTTGATATCCTTCCCTTGAGTTGTCTCAGTGCAACAATAAATTCTAAAACCCTTCCAACCAATGCTTGAGTGACCTTTGCACTGTCAGTATAGGAGGTGGAGTCTGTGCTGATTGCCCTTATTAAAAAAAGGTCACTAGTTGGTTAGTTTCCAAACATGCAAGCTTATATTTACTGttgctttttcatttaaattgagccAATAGCTAATGTTTCAGAGAAAACTGTTCCATTATCGGAACTGCAGTGTTTATAATCAGAAAAGACTTCTTGGATCAAAATACTTTGGATGAGGAGAGTTGTATTCCTGCAAAAGTGATCTCCTTAGGGACAGAAGAAGCCAAATACACAGTGTTCTGTTGAGCCAACATACACCACTGAAACAGCACCCAGCATCATTAGCATACTTTAAGCCTCCAGCATTCATCTCTGACAGGTGAAAGGGTCACCAGGCTGACAAAATTAGTAACACCATTTTCTTTTGGCAGGGTATGATGTTCTAGAGTCCCGTGTCTATACACAAATGATCAACGCAGCCTTGGCCCAAAATGCTACCAGACTCTCAGTCTGCCCAACTGTATTTGGAGAAAGGCACATGCCTGAGCAACTGGCGTCTGTGACTAGTATTGCTGCTTCTGAGCTCTCTCTGGGTCATGTAACCAGAGCTTTGTGCCATGGGATCATTCAGAATCTGCATTCCATGTTGCCATTTCAACACCTAAAAGAGGCAGGAGTGAAGAGAATTCTGGGAAGTGGAAGTGCCCTTTCCAGGAATGAGGTGCTGAAGCAAGAATTGGAGAAAGTTTTTCCACTTCCTGTGATCTATGGAAAGGATGTGGATGCAGCTGTAGGCGCTGCTATGGTGATGCTGCACAGAAGATAAAATCTGTAGTTCGGGATTGTCTGatgcaaaggttttttttctggACATATCAACactttctttctgtttcctcatCATTCCTGATGTTGCTTTTACTCTACCATTCCACTCAGTATGGAGAAGAACAGCTTGCATTAATGTCGCTCTCTGGTTCCAAATGTACTCAGGGCCCTGCATGATCTTATGTTGTCATTCCTAATTGTGCAACAATTTACCATATGGAATTTGGCTGCATGAAGGGAAAAGCTCCATTACATTTGGGTTGAAGATAATATTTCATCACAGGCTTACTTTCCTGTTAGGAAAGAAGCCTGTGATGGCTAAGAAGAGCCAATGTCTGTTGGTAATGGCATCTGTAGCCTTTGTTAGAGATGTTTTGTGGTTAAACTATCTCTTTCCATATATATGTGTGCAACACATGGAGCCtaaaggtgctactgtaatacaaataaaataataatttaccaTATCTTATACATTGAAGAGTCTCTCTCTGAAGGGCTGAGCACCTTTTTGGCTCTTAAGTAACAATAAAATGTTAAGAAAAGCATAGAGGAGGGAAGGTGATAGGATCAGTGAAGTACATTGCTGCTGATCCAAGTTAGATTCATGACTAGCTCATAAATTACTTCAATGCTCCCGCTTCAGAGTGCAGATTGGCTACCAGctggggggtcaggaaggaatctctCTCATTATTGTTTTAATGCACAGTTATTTACAATAGTGTGTGTGGAGTGgcgcttcctctgaagcatccagcatTGGCAGGATATTTGACTAGATGGTTCATTGGGCTTTTCTTTTGTTCTAGAAAGGTTATAGTAACCATCCTGATAGATCCGTCCCCCTCTCTTCTTACCGCAATGTGACTTGAAGTACAATCAGTTGTTGCCAGTGAGAAGTGAAATGTGCTCACATGTGTCAGCCCAAGAAGGTTCTTTCAGGTTTCCTTGATATGTTCTATTTTAAGGAGTTTATAACTCTCTGCCTTTTATATATTGGAAGGAACTGAGCCTTGGCATAGCAATTTGCAGGCTGGattaaaaacttttttcagttttgagcATTGTTCATGTGAGCTTGCCATAAGTCTCTGGGTTTCTATCCTATGTGCCATGGTCCTAAAGCACCTCACTGATCATTCTACCCTCTCCTTtattttaaggtaaaagcatttgtattttattttatcatcCAGGAGAAGTTGGACATGCATTTCCTTACTTGAGAGAGAGGGAAGTAAATAAAGTGGTTTCATATTATCTGTGTACAATTTTATTAACTAGAAGCATCTGTTTTAACTGAAATATGGACCTGCCTAGTCATCTTGTTCATTAGCAGCATCGAGACTGACTCATATTGTCTTAATGAGAAATCTGCTTCCTATCCCAGAGCTCTAAGTCCACAGTCTTTAATCCACTGCCTCCTCATGACCAATCTTTTCCATGTGGTGAGTAAAGAGCCACTGGTGTAACCAGGAAACACAGACAAAGtgtagaacataagaatggccacactgggtcagaccaaagatccatccagctcagtatcctgtcttctgatattGGCCAATGCCaagttccccagagggaatgaacagaacaggtaatcatcaagtgatccattccctgttgcccattcccagcctctggctagggacaccatccctgcccatcctgctaatagccattaatggacctattctccatgaatttatctagttcttttttgaaccctgttattgttATAGTCTGggccttcaccacatcctgtggcaaggagttccacaggttgactgcgtgttgtgtgaaaaaatacttccttttgtttgttttaaacctgctgcctattaatttcacttggtggcccctaattcttgtgCTATGAATAGTTGAAGGTTATGGTAAAACACCCTATTTTGTAgcactttgttttaattttgctaGTTATATTGTATGTGTGCATCAGCAgatcttcttcccttttttgaatGATGCCGCCAGGAGCCAATAACATTTCCCCTTAAAAAACTATGTCTTTGCAGCTGCCGCTTAGTAATCCTTGGATCCAGCTGAGCCAGTTTCAGGGAGCTGGTAAAGCCTGGAATATGGTTCATTACTATGCTTCATCAAGACAAGAATTTCCCTGATTAATAGAcgcatagactttaaagtcagaagggaccatcatgatcatctagtctgacctcctgcacattgcaggccacggAACCTCATCactccactcctgtaataaacccctaaactgtggctgagttactgaagacctcaaatcatgatttaaagatttcaagttacagagaatccaccatttaccctagtttaaacctgcaggtGACCCGTGCCCtgtgctacaaaggaa
It includes:
- the SHPK gene encoding sedoheptulokinase isoform X2, producing MMADNQAIGLSPCATPGTVCVLGIDLGTTSVKAALVVETEQGHIVTQSCSRETQAQADSPAVGAQGMEQDVQRIIKALNECLAAFPQEQLQRVSRIGISGQMHGVMFWKTNQGCKWTESGTGHTFQPGEVSHLITWQDGRCSSSFLSSLPQPQSHLSVATGFGCATIYWYLKNSPDFLKPFDAAGTIHDYVVAMLCDLERPLMSIQNAASWGYFNSRSKSWNTEILRESGFPLDLLPEVGDPGGIAGRMPHDWHGIPKGAEVGIALGDFQCSVYSCMTERTDAVLNISTSAQLTVPMPLGFQPPETPDSLSAVAYFPYFDGYDVLESRVYTQMINAALAQNATRLSVCPTVFGERHMPEQLASVTSIAASELSLGHVTRALCHGIIQNLHSMLPFQHLKEAGVKRILGSGSALSRNEVLKQELEKVFPLPVIYGKDVDAAVGAAMVMLHRR
- the SHPK gene encoding sedoheptulokinase isoform X4, with protein sequence MEQDVQRIIKALNECLAAFPQEQLQRVSRIGISGQMHGVMFWKTNQGCKWTESGTGHTFQPGEVSHLITWQDGRCSSSFLSSLPQPQSHLSVATGFGCATIYWYLKNSPDFLKPFDAAGTIHDYVVAMLCDLERPLMSIQNAASWGYFNSRSKSWNTEILRESGFPLDLLPEVGDPGGIAGRMPHDWHGIPKGAEVGIALGDFQCSVYSCMTERTDAVLNISTSAQLTVPMPLGFQPPETPDSLSAVAYFPYFDGNYLAVAASLNGGNVLATFVDMLACWMAELGYDVLESRVYTQMINAALAQNATRLSVCPTVFGERHMPEQLASVTSIAASELSLGHVTRALCHGIIQNLHSMLPFQHLKEAGVKRILGSGSALSRNEVLKQELEKVFPLPVIYGKDVDAAVGAAMVMLHRR
- the SHPK gene encoding sedoheptulokinase isoform X3 gives rise to the protein MMADNQAIGLSPCATPGTVCVLGIDLGTTSVKAALVVETEQGHIVTQSCSRETQAQADSPAVGAQGMEQDVQRIIKALNECLAAFPQEQLQRVSRIGISGQMHGVMFWKTNQGCKWTESGTGHTFQPGEVSHLITWQDGRCSSSFLSSLPQPQSHLSVATGFGCATIYWYLKNSLRESGFPLDLLPEVGDPGGIAGRMPHDWHGIPKGAEVGIALGDFQCSVYSCMTERTDAVLNISTSAQLTVPMPLGFQPPETPDSLSAVAYFPYFDGNYLAVAASLNGGNVLATFVDMLACWMAELGYDVLESRVYTQMINAALAQNATRLSVCPTVFGERHMPEQLASVTSIAASELSLGHVTRALCHGIIQNLHSMLPFQHLKEAGVKRILGSGSALSRNEVLKQELEKVFPLPVIYGKDVDAAVGAAMVMLHRR
- the SHPK gene encoding sedoheptulokinase isoform X1, whose translation is MMADNQAIGLSPCATPGTVCVLGIDLGTTSVKAALVVETEQGHIVTQSCSRETQAQADSPAVGAQGMEQDVQRIIKALNECLAAFPQEQLQRVSRIGISGQMHGVMFWKTNQGCKWTESGTGHTFQPGEVSHLITWQDGRCSSSFLSSLPQPQSHLSVATGFGCATIYWYLKNSPDFLKPFDAAGTIHDYVVAMLCDLERPLMSIQNAASWGYFNSRSKSWNTEILRESGFPLDLLPEVGDPGGIAGRMPHDWHGIPKGAEVGIALGDFQCSVYSCMTERTDAVLNISTSAQLTVPMPLGFQPPETPDSLSAVAYFPYFDGNYLAVAASLNGGNVLATFVDMLACWMAELGYDVLESRVYTQMINAALAQNATRLSVCPTVFGERHMPEQLASVTSIAASELSLGHVTRALCHGIIQNLHSMLPFQHLKEAGVKRILGSGSALSRNEVLKQELEKVFPLPVIYGKDVDAAVGAAMVMLHRR